A single genomic interval of Gemmatimonadota bacterium harbors:
- a CDS encoding peroxiredoxin: protein MSLHLGDIAPNFTAETTQGTIDFHAWKGDAWAVLFSHPKDFTPVCTTELGMVAKLMPEFKKRGTKVIGLSVDRIASHHTWEKDIEEVTGNAVNFPMIADPDRAVSNLYDMIHPNASETLTVRSVFIIGPDNKVKLTLTYPASTGRNFDEILRVIDGLQLSAKFPVSTPANWAKGEDVIVATSMPTADARAAFPKGVTELKPYLRTTPSPE from the coding sequence GTGTCCCTACATCTCGGCGACATCGCACCGAATTTCACCGCAGAAACCACCCAAGGAACCATCGATTTTCATGCCTGGAAGGGTGATGCGTGGGCCGTCCTGTTCTCTCACCCCAAGGACTTCACCCCGGTCTGCACCACCGAACTTGGCATGGTGGCCAAGCTGATGCCGGAGTTCAAGAAGCGCGGCACCAAGGTGATTGGGCTCTCGGTGGACCGGATTGCGTCGCACCACACGTGGGAAAAGGACATTGAGGAAGTCACTGGGAATGCGGTGAATTTCCCGATGATCGCCGACCCCGATCGTGCCGTGTCGAACCTGTACGACATGATCCATCCGAACGCGAGCGAAACGCTGACCGTGCGCTCGGTGTTCATTATTGGGCCGGACAACAAGGTCAAGCTCACGCTGACCTACCCCGCGAGCACGGGACGCAACTTCGACGAGATTTTGCGGGTGATTGATGGCCTGCAGCTCTCCGCCAAGTTCCCGGTGTCCACCCCAGCGAACTGGGCCAAGGGCGAGGACGTCATTGTGGCCACCTCAATGCCCACGGCCGATGCCCGCGCTGCGTTCCCGAAAGGGGTTACGGAGCTGAAGCCTTACCTGCGTACGACGCCCAGCCCCGAGTAA
- the kdsB gene encoding 3-deoxy-manno-octulosonate cytidylyltransferase, which translates to MSTLIVIPARLGATRLPRKPLRLLGGAPLIVRVWQRAIAMNAADRVVVATDHPDVADAVRAAGAEVAMTRGDHVSGTDRVAEVANQAAYAGYDVIVNVQGDEPYINADAVRGSAEMVSSGRFPLGTAAATATAEILANPAIVKVVTDDTGRALYFSRAPIPFLRDPSDAAHRDALLRQHLGVYAYRRDALQRWVSLPPHPLELTERLEQLRAIADGLAMGVASVAPVLGGGIDTEDDLIDANARWSDATFTAGTS; encoded by the coding sequence GTGAGCACTCTAATCGTGATCCCCGCCAGACTCGGGGCGACCCGGCTCCCCCGCAAACCGCTTCGCCTCCTAGGCGGCGCCCCCCTGATTGTCCGGGTGTGGCAGCGGGCGATTGCCATGAATGCCGCCGATCGCGTGGTGGTAGCCACGGATCATCCTGATGTCGCTGACGCCGTTCGTGCGGCCGGCGCGGAGGTCGCGATGACCCGCGGCGACCATGTGTCTGGCACCGATCGCGTGGCCGAAGTGGCGAACCAAGCGGCCTATGCGGGTTACGACGTCATTGTGAATGTCCAAGGCGACGAACCCTACATCAATGCCGACGCTGTGCGCGGCTCGGCCGAGATGGTGTCGAGCGGCCGATTCCCGCTGGGCACGGCCGCCGCGACCGCGACCGCCGAGATTCTTGCGAATCCGGCGATCGTCAAGGTGGTCACCGACGACACGGGGCGCGCGCTCTATTTCTCCCGCGCGCCCATTCCGTTTTTGCGCGACCCATCCGACGCCGCACATCGCGACGCACTGCTCCGGCAGCACCTTGGCGTGTATGCCTATCGCCGAGACGCGCTGCAACGCTGGGTCTCGCTCCCGCCGCACCCGCTTGAACTCACGGAACGCCTCGAACAGCTCCGCGCGATTGCCGACGGATTGGCCATGGGTGTGGCCTCTGTGGCACCGGTGCTCGGTGGCGGTATTGATACCGAAGACGATTTGATTGACGCGAACGCCCGCTGGTCCGACGCCACCTTCACCGCCGGAACCTCCTGA
- a CDS encoding CTP synthase: MQTPATQSSTKYIFVTGGVVSSLGKGIAAASVGRLLVERGLRVTMMKFDPYINVDPGTMSPFQHGEVFVTDDGAETDLDLGHYERFIDRPLTQANNVTTGRVYLNVITKERRGEFLGSTVQVIPHITDEIKSAIRRLSPENDVVLVEIGGTVGDIESLPFLEAIRQFRHDVGRENAMFMHLTLVPWIAAAGEVKTKPTQHSVRDLMEIGIQPDILICRTERPLTEDVKRKIALFCNVEFGAVIEARDVKTIYQIPLTFHDQGLDDLVCRKLGLETKAPDLTAWKALVSRVLEPKDKVRIAVVGKYTDYADSYKSVQEALIHGGIANDVGVEIVWTSSDLFTDMDTARETMRGFDGLLVPGGFGVRGVEGMVEAIRAARETMTPFFGICLGMQVAIIEFARDVCGLDDSNSSEFAPECSNAVISLMASQQHVTDMGGTMRLGAYPCRLKPGSKAAEIYGKPEISERHRHRYEVSNEYRELFHEKGMRLSGLSPDGSLVEMIELVDHPHFVACQFHPELKSRPTRPHPLFSSFVAAAATLKRKRSAVGANGAAANTMVQAG, translated from the coding sequence ATGCAAACCCCTGCTACGCAGAGCAGCACCAAGTACATCTTCGTCACCGGCGGCGTGGTCTCGTCGCTCGGCAAGGGCATAGCCGCTGCGTCGGTCGGGCGATTGCTCGTCGAGCGCGGGCTGCGCGTGACCATGATGAAGTTCGACCCGTACATCAACGTGGATCCGGGCACGATGAGCCCGTTTCAGCACGGGGAAGTCTTCGTGACGGACGACGGCGCCGAAACCGATCTGGACCTCGGGCACTACGAACGGTTCATTGATCGCCCGCTCACGCAGGCGAACAATGTCACCACCGGGCGCGTCTACCTGAACGTGATCACCAAGGAACGCCGCGGCGAGTTCTTGGGATCCACCGTGCAGGTGATTCCGCACATCACCGATGAGATCAAGAGCGCGATCCGCCGCCTCTCGCCGGAGAATGACGTGGTGCTCGTGGAAATCGGTGGCACGGTGGGCGACATCGAATCGCTGCCGTTCCTCGAAGCCATTCGTCAGTTCCGTCACGACGTCGGGCGCGAGAACGCGATGTTCATGCACCTGACGCTGGTGCCCTGGATTGCGGCTGCCGGCGAAGTGAAAACCAAGCCCACCCAGCACTCCGTGCGCGATCTCATGGAAATTGGTATTCAGCCAGACATCCTGATTTGCCGCACCGAGCGCCCGTTGACGGAAGACGTCAAGCGCAAGATCGCGCTCTTCTGCAACGTAGAGTTCGGCGCGGTCATCGAAGCGCGGGACGTCAAGACGATCTACCAGATTCCGCTCACCTTCCATGATCAGGGGCTCGACGATCTCGTGTGTCGGAAGCTCGGGCTCGAGACCAAGGCACCGGATCTCACCGCGTGGAAGGCGCTCGTGTCACGGGTGCTCGAACCGAAGGACAAGGTGCGCATCGCCGTAGTCGGGAAGTACACCGACTATGCCGACAGCTACAAGAGCGTGCAGGAAGCGCTCATCCACGGTGGCATTGCGAACGATGTGGGAGTCGAGATCGTGTGGACGTCGAGCGATCTGTTCACCGACATGGATACGGCGCGCGAAACGATGCGCGGCTTTGACGGTCTACTCGTGCCAGGCGGCTTTGGTGTGCGTGGGGTAGAAGGCATGGTGGAAGCCATTCGCGCGGCCCGCGAGACGATGACGCCGTTCTTCGGCATTTGTCTTGGGATGCAAGTCGCGATCATTGAGTTCGCGCGTGACGTGTGCGGGCTCGACGATTCCAACTCCAGTGAGTTCGCGCCTGAATGCTCGAACGCCGTGATCTCGCTGATGGCCTCACAGCAGCACGTGACCGACATGGGCGGCACCATGCGCCTCGGCGCGTACCCATGCCGTTTGAAGCCGGGATCCAAGGCCGCGGAGATTTACGGGAAGCCGGAAATCAGCGAGCGGCATCGGCATCGGTATGAGGTGAGCAACGAGTATCGCGAACTCTTTCACGAAAAGGGGATGCGTCTCTCTGGCCTTTCGCCCGACGGATCGCTCGTGGAAATGATCGAGCTCGTGGATCATCCGCACTTCGTGGCGTGCCAGTTCCATCCGGAGCTGAAGAGCCGCCCCACGCGGCCGCATCCGCTGTTCTCGTCCTTCGTGGCAGCCGCCGCAACGCTCAAGCGTAAACGGTCGGCCGTCGGCGCCAATGGCGCAGCGGCCAACACGATGGTGCAGGCCGGGTAA
- the kdsA gene encoding 3-deoxy-8-phosphooctulonate synthase, whose protein sequence is MTPLHAFFPADRLFLIAGPCVVEGDDLMFRIGDHLAALAERVPGGIIFKASFDKANRSNDGAFRGPGIDEGLAALDRVRARTGLPILTDVHLPEHCAAAAQVADVLQIPAFLCRQTDLLIAAGKTGKPVNVKKGQWMHPEGVAGAVAKVRHAAPKGTPVAVTERGTFFGYGDLVVDMRAFPRMRAACNAPVIFDATHSVQQPGRGEGGASGGLREFIRPLTLAAMAAGADGLFMETHPDPDHAPSDGPNMMPLDQLDALIQRAVDIWQGARA, encoded by the coding sequence ATGACTCCTTTGCACGCGTTCTTTCCGGCTGACCGGCTCTTTTTGATTGCCGGCCCATGCGTCGTCGAAGGAGACGACTTGATGTTCCGCATCGGCGATCATCTCGCCGCGCTCGCGGAGCGCGTGCCCGGTGGGATCATTTTCAAAGCCAGCTTCGACAAAGCCAATCGTTCGAATGATGGCGCCTTTCGCGGCCCCGGGATCGACGAAGGGCTCGCCGCACTCGATCGTGTGCGCGCACGCACGGGGTTGCCCATCCTCACGGATGTGCATCTCCCCGAGCACTGTGCGGCGGCCGCGCAGGTCGCAGATGTGTTGCAGATTCCCGCTTTTCTCTGCCGGCAAACTGATTTGCTCATTGCGGCAGGGAAAACAGGGAAGCCTGTGAATGTGAAGAAGGGGCAGTGGATGCATCCGGAAGGGGTTGCGGGCGCCGTCGCAAAGGTGCGCCACGCCGCTCCCAAGGGGACGCCTGTGGCGGTGACCGAGCGCGGGACTTTCTTCGGATACGGCGATCTCGTGGTGGACATGCGTGCCTTCCCGCGAATGCGCGCGGCGTGCAACGCCCCCGTGATTTTTGACGCCACGCATTCGGTGCAGCAGCCGGGCCGAGGCGAAGGTGGCGCGAGCGGGGGACTGCGGGAGTTCATTCGCCCGCTCACACTCGCGGCCATGGCGGCGGGCGCGGACGGGCTGTTCATGGAAACGCACCCCGATCCGGATCATGCGCCGAGCGACGGACCGAATATGATGCCGCTCGATCAGCTGGACGCGCTCATTCAACGCGCGGTCGATATCTGGCAAGGAGCCCGCGCATGA
- a CDS encoding HAD hydrolase family protein has translation MIAPAAAAKIKLVVLDVDGVLTDAGYYLGDVEGKPASLLRYNIQDGVGTVLLRMAGLKIAIITGRESESVRLRGAQLKMDAVIQDKHARKAPALRRLVAQLGVTLDEVAFLGDDLPDLGALRLVGMPVAVGNAVAEVRDAAQVHLTKAGGHGAIREFAEALLMARGEWAALVERYVEERSREDVTP, from the coding sequence ATGATCGCGCCGGCTGCTGCCGCGAAGATCAAGCTCGTGGTCCTCGACGTGGACGGCGTGCTCACCGACGCTGGCTATTACCTCGGCGACGTAGAGGGAAAACCCGCGTCGCTGTTGCGCTACAACATTCAGGACGGCGTCGGCACGGTGCTGCTCCGGATGGCAGGCCTCAAAATCGCGATCATTACGGGGCGTGAGTCCGAGAGCGTGCGCTTGCGCGGTGCGCAACTGAAAATGGACGCCGTCATTCAGGACAAGCACGCGCGCAAAGCTCCAGCGTTGCGCCGCTTGGTGGCGCAACTCGGCGTGACACTCGACGAAGTGGCGTTTCTTGGCGATGACCTGCCAGACCTCGGTGCGCTCCGGCTGGTGGGGATGCCGGTTGCCGTAGGGAATGCGGTCGCGGAGGTACGCGACGCTGCGCAGGTACACCTGACCAAAGCGGGCGGGCATGGTGCCATTCGGGAGTTTGCCGAGGCCTTGCTCATGGCGCGCGGCGAATGGGCGGCGCTGGTGGAGCGGTATGTGGAAGAGCGTTCACGCGAGGATGTGACGCCATGA
- a CDS encoding KpsF/GutQ family sugar-phosphate isomerase has product MNDSDIIASGLRVMRMEGEALAEASSRLGATFAQAVQVIAAASGRVIIAGVGKSGLIGRKIAATMTSTGTPAMFLHPTESVHGDLGIVSAQDVAILISKSGETDELLPLLEQLKRLGVKTIAISGEENSTLSRNADVWLDASVREEACPHDLAPTTSTTVTLALGDALAVALLEVKGFGREDFARLHPGGALGKKLLLTVADVMLKENLPTLPATATMYDAIVQLADRRGIAVVVDGSSTLLGVITTGDFMRLMERTRDVFTVPVESVMTRTPKTTRPDELGSAVVYRMEQSGIISMPVVDAQSRLVGVVHLHDLMRAGAA; this is encoded by the coding sequence ATGAACGACTCCGACATCATTGCGAGTGGACTGCGCGTGATGCGCATGGAAGGCGAGGCACTCGCTGAGGCTTCATCGCGCCTGGGCGCCACCTTCGCGCAGGCCGTTCAGGTGATTGCGGCGGCGAGTGGACGCGTGATTATCGCTGGAGTCGGAAAGTCGGGACTCATCGGACGCAAGATTGCCGCGACGATGACCTCCACCGGAACCCCCGCGATGTTCCTGCATCCCACCGAAAGCGTGCACGGCGACCTCGGGATCGTGTCGGCGCAGGATGTGGCGATTCTCATTTCCAAGAGCGGCGAGACCGACGAGTTGCTGCCGTTACTGGAGCAGCTGAAACGACTCGGCGTGAAGACCATCGCGATCAGTGGCGAAGAGAACTCCACCCTCAGTCGGAACGCGGATGTGTGGCTCGACGCGTCGGTACGCGAAGAAGCCTGTCCGCACGACTTAGCGCCCACAACGAGCACGACCGTCACGCTTGCATTGGGTGATGCGCTCGCGGTGGCGTTGCTGGAAGTCAAAGGTTTTGGTCGCGAGGATTTTGCGCGACTCCATCCTGGTGGCGCACTGGGCAAGAAACTCTTGCTCACCGTGGCCGACGTGATGCTCAAAGAGAATCTGCCGACGTTGCCCGCCACGGCCACGATGTACGACGCCATCGTTCAGCTGGCGGACCGTCGTGGCATAGCGGTGGTGGTGGATGGTTCGTCCACGCTGTTGGGCGTCATTACCACGGGCGATTTTATGCGGCTTATGGAGCGCACGCGTGACGTCTTTACGGTGCCGGTGGAATCGGTCATGACGCGCACGCCAAAAACCACGCGCCCCGACGAACTGGGGAGTGCCGTGGTGTATCGCATGGAGCAAAGCGGCATCATCTCCATGCCGGTGGTGGACGCTCAGTCGCGGCTGGTGGGCGTGGTGCACCTCCACGACCTGATGCGCGCGGGGGCCGCATGA
- the lptC gene encoding LPS export ABC transporter periplasmic protein LptC has translation MTRERRANYGTRVAMLVVATTSAIAVLGCASQEGTAIASRKKTLADSADQIAFNGRWLITDRGMQRGQITSDTAFFFDDNTRIEMRGTVRGLFYGSTGALDAVLTARAATYNMRTQSLEARGDVVMNSVDGRRLTTPLLKYDQRTNQISSDSAFTATEPGREMKGVGFRSDPDMLNVNVTKMKRTKAGAVDLPSK, from the coding sequence ATGACGCGCGAACGCCGTGCGAACTACGGAACCCGTGTTGCAATGCTTGTGGTCGCGACGACCTCCGCCATTGCGGTGCTTGGGTGTGCCAGTCAGGAGGGCACGGCCATCGCGTCACGCAAGAAGACGCTGGCCGATTCTGCCGATCAGATTGCCTTCAATGGTCGCTGGCTCATTACGGACCGAGGCATGCAGCGCGGCCAGATCACAAGCGACACGGCCTTCTTCTTTGACGACAACACGCGTATCGAGATGCGCGGCACGGTCCGTGGCCTGTTTTACGGCTCCACCGGAGCGCTCGACGCGGTCCTCACGGCCCGCGCGGCCACGTACAACATGCGCACGCAGAGTCTTGAGGCGCGTGGCGATGTGGTCATGAACTCGGTTGATGGGCGCAGGCTCACGACGCCGTTGCTCAAGTACGACCAGCGCACCAATCAGATCTCCAGCGACAGCGCCTTCACCGCCACCGAGCCCGGGCGTGAGATGAAAGGCGTGGGGTTCCGGTCGGACCCGGACATGCTCAACGTCAACGTCACCAAGATGAAGCGCACGAAGGCTGGTGCGGTTGACCTCCCGTCCAAGTGA